A single genomic interval of Gemmatimonadota bacterium harbors:
- the thiE gene encoding thiamine phosphate synthase produces MVIVERTLSAHRSPVETAAAALRGGATAIQLRNKDDSARELLLAAKELLPLREATGALLIVNDRLDVALASGADGVHLGQFDLPVAAARRVAPPGFAIGYSTDDPSAARRSVADGASYIGCGTVFPTSTKPDAGRAIGPEGVLAVSAGCDAPVVAIGGITPANVAKLAGTCTGVAAVGALMAAEDPEAVAVSLRTGFDGGVR; encoded by the coding sequence ATGGTGATCGTCGAGCGCACCCTCTCCGCCCATCGATCTCCGGTGGAGACGGCGGCGGCGGCGCTTCGGGGAGGCGCGACGGCGATCCAGCTCCGCAACAAGGACGATTCGGCGCGTGAACTCCTGCTAGCTGCGAAGGAACTCCTTCCGTTGCGCGAGGCGACGGGTGCGCTTCTCATAGTCAACGACAGGCTCGACGTGGCGCTGGCTTCCGGGGCCGACGGCGTGCATCTGGGCCAGTTCGACCTTCCTGTGGCGGCAGCCCGCCGGGTCGCGCCCCCAGGCTTCGCGATAGGGTACTCGACCGACGATCCCTCCGCCGCGCGCAGGTCGGTCGCCGACGGAGCTTCCTATATCGGCTGCGGAACAGTCTTTCCCACCTCGACCAAGCCGGACGCCGGGCGAGCGATCGGTCCCGAGGGCGTGCTCGCCGTTTCGGCCGGATGCGATGCGCCGGTGGTGGCGATCGGCGGGATCACGCCTGCGAACGTGGCGAAGCTTGCCGGCACCTGCACCGGCGTCGCCGCGGTCGGCGCACTCATGGCGGCCGAGGATCCCGAGGCGGTCGCGGTCAGCCTCAGAACGGGATTCGACGGCGGCGTTCGTTAG
- the mltG gene encoding endolytic transglycosylase MltG encodes MIRNSRGPWPGGFVPAKGTVAVFAAGASLLVLGLHWMTGGPSSSRDDGAFAPDLETEIEFVIPKGATPREVVDTLTARGLVGWRWGFRALARLRGDDLNMKYGRYSVEKGASWGTILDRITRGAVVTVAVTVHEGATLEEMAGALSAVTPEDSAQVARVLTDSALAVSLGSPIPSLEGYLFPDTYRFASGTRIERVISELWKRQNRVWDDSLRAVRLDSLEMSKHEVLTLASIVQAEAARTEEMPRIASVYRNRLEQDWPLEADPTVLYALGGWRPRLLYAAMDSVAGHSYNTYTRSGLPPGPIGAPGEYAIDAVLWPADESFMFFVAGRNGYHEFSRTLAEHNRAIARIRNTEREK; translated from the coding sequence TTGATCCGAAATTCGCGGGGACCGTGGCCGGGCGGGTTCGTGCCAGCCAAAGGCACGGTGGCGGTCTTCGCGGCGGGTGCGTCGCTGCTCGTGCTCGGACTCCACTGGATGACCGGAGGCCCTTCGAGTTCCCGCGACGATGGAGCTTTCGCCCCGGACCTTGAAACGGAGATCGAATTCGTTATCCCGAAAGGCGCGACTCCGCGTGAAGTGGTCGATACGCTGACCGCTCGAGGTCTGGTCGGGTGGAGGTGGGGATTCCGGGCGCTGGCAAGACTCCGCGGGGACGATCTCAACATGAAGTACGGCCGCTACAGCGTCGAGAAGGGGGCGAGCTGGGGTACGATTCTCGACCGCATCACCCGCGGCGCGGTGGTCACCGTCGCCGTCACAGTCCACGAGGGAGCGACCTTGGAGGAAATGGCCGGCGCACTCTCCGCCGTGACCCCGGAAGATTCGGCCCAGGTCGCCCGAGTGCTGACGGACTCCGCGCTCGCGGTCAGCTTGGGTTCACCGATTCCGAGCTTGGAAGGCTACCTCTTTCCGGACACCTATCGATTCGCTTCGGGAACGCGGATCGAGCGGGTGATCAGCGAGCTTTGGAAGCGGCAGAACCGTGTCTGGGACGACTCCCTTCGCGCTGTCCGTCTTGATTCGCTGGAAATGTCGAAGCACGAGGTGCTGACCCTGGCTTCCATCGTTCAGGCCGAGGCAGCGAGGACCGAGGAGATGCCCCGCATCGCTTCGGTCTATCGCAACCGGCTCGAGCAGGACTGGCCCTTGGAGGCCGATCCGACCGTGCTCTACGCCCTGGGCGGCTGGCGTCCCCGGCTGCTCTACGCAGCCATGGATTCGGTCGCGGGCCACTCGTACAACACATACACCCGCAGCGGGCTCCCGCCGGGCCCGATCGGGGCTCCGGGCGAATACGCCATCGACGCCGTGCTCTGGCCGGCCGACGAGTCGTTCATGTTCTTCGTGGCCGGGAGGAACGGCTACCACGAGTTCAGTCGCACCCTCGCCGAACACAACCGGGCCATCGCCCGTATCCGCAACACCGAACGTGAGAAGTGA
- the ruvX gene encoding Holliday junction resolvase RuvX, with product MNKEADGIKGGMRALGLDYGLKRIGVALSDPTGTIATPMPAVRRRTGRRPPVASLARIGKEHGVSHVVAGLPLTLAGEENDWCAEVRRVAGAVADRIGAEVAYVDERLSSVRAQAAVRAVGLPRKKRKSRERVDTAAAQLILQAWLDRRTLER from the coding sequence TTGAACAAGGAAGCCGACGGGATCAAGGGCGGTATGCGCGCGCTGGGTCTGGATTACGGTCTCAAGAGGATCGGCGTGGCCCTCTCCGACCCCACCGGCACGATCGCCACGCCCATGCCTGCCGTCAGGCGCAGAACGGGTAGGCGTCCGCCGGTTGCGAGTCTCGCCCGGATCGGCAAGGAACACGGAGTCAGCCACGTGGTCGCCGGCCTGCCGCTGACGCTCGCCGGTGAGGAAAACGATTGGTGCGCGGAGGTCAGAAGGGTCGCGGGTGCAGTGGCCGACCGCATCGGAGCCGAGGTGGCCTACGTCGACGAGCGTCTCAGCTCGGTTCGAGCTCAGGCGGCGGTTCGGGCGGTGGGGCTCCCCCGAAAGAAGCGCAAGAGCCGTGAGCGCGTGGACACCGCGGCGGCGCAGCTCATCCTTCAAGCGTGGCTGGACCGGAGGACCCTGGAGCGTTGA